In the Chromobacterium sp. ATCC 53434 genome, GCAAGGTGAGTTAAACAGAACGAAATCCAACACTCACTTGAAATGGTTGCCATGAACACTATTGTGAAGTGCACAGTGTACGTTGCCCCTCAAGTTAAGCCCAATCTACGACCCACCAACACCAAAGCATATAATAAACGGTTTTGGTATTTATTGAAAATATGACTGACAAAAATTCTGGAGTAATTGAAAAACAAGCGCGACGCTCAGAATGCTACACCTCAAAACTAGTAGTTTAAGTTCTTGCAATTAGCCAGGCATATTATTTTATCTCATAACAGCCCGTCTTAATGATCAATCTATCTCATGACTAGCGAGGGACTATGGATTAATGGGATACCCTCCCGGTTGAGTCGGCTTCAGAACACTAGGCTGCTCATAGCCAAATCACCCGAGAAGGAATCCATTTCATTAAGCTACGGCCCTACCTTGCTTAACTCACTGCGCCGCCTTGTCAGTCAGCCTGTATTTTCTCTTGAGCTCCAGGATCAAAGGCTGGTTTTTGGTAAGAAATTCATTGAACTGCTTGATCACATCACCTTGCCGGATGCTGGAGAGAGAAAAATCATTACTTTCAAACGGAAGCTTTTTGTCAAACACTAGCGCGCCTGGCTTGTGAATAATCTCATCAAGATAGTAATTGATGACTATCGGGCTGGCATAGACGGCGTCGTAGTGCCCGGTCATCCCCAAGGAGATCAATTTGCCGAACGAATCCTCCTGATAGACTCGAATGGTTCCATTATTGACCTTTTGCCGCATGGCCTTATCAAAAGGCCAAGGCGTGAATCCTCGCATGGTCACGATAGATTTAACAGAAATTTCCGATAACTGGTCAAACTTTTCTGGCTTTACCAGCAAGCCTTCAATGACATTTACCACTGGATCGCTGTAGAAGATGGGCTTGCCTTTCTTCATGTCGGCTTGCCAATGCGGATTGTCAGGATATTTAAAATCAATCGAGTTTTCGTTCAGAAATGTATGGAACAGTCTTGAAACCGGAAGCGATACATAAGTAAAAGAATGGCCTGACTGCTTTGCGAATGCATCCAGTAAATCTCTGCCATACCCGGAAAAATTCCCGTTGACACAACGATGCAACGGGTAATAGTCGACCTCTTCAACGCCTATGGTGAATGAGCTTGCCATGGCGGAGCCAGCAAGCCCCATGTAAATGAATGCCATTGAAATCCATGCCACTCTCATTTGGCATCACACCATTTAATGCGCATACAATAAAACATGAACAAACCCCGCTACTGAAGGGTTGATTATTGCTTATTACTGTAGAGCAAACAGGCAAACTCTGGCTTAGAAAATAATTGCCCACTCACTCAGCTCAGGAAACTACTCCCGCACAAACCCAAGAACACCCCTTCCCATTGCCTTTCCTTCCGCCAAGGGATTCGGCATCCAGTTGGTGAAAACTTCAAGCGCGTCGCCGTCCAGCCGGTAGAATCGTTGCTGTTCGGTGCCGTTCCAGGCTTCGTTCCAGCATGCGTCCACCATGACGATGAAGCTGTCCCCGTCTAGCCGATACCGCCCGGTATAGGCCATCACGGTACGGAACAGCGCCGCCTGCTGCTCGTCGGAGCTACCCGGTTCCCGCGCCTTGGCGGTCACCAGCACCATCATCCGCCCGTCGGCGCCGAAAATGAGATGGCCATTGGGGTCCGCGCCCCATGGCTGGGTGCGCGCCTTGGACGCCTGCAGTTCCATTTCAAAAGAAACCAGCCGCCAGCTGCCGTGCAGCCGGGTATCGCGCTCGGGCATATTCATCCTGTCGTCGTTCGTCTGAAAATGTGCTCGCCTGTCGAATACAGAGCAAGCCGCCTGCCAACCAGTCCGCGGGAGACGCACGCGCCGCCGATGGCGGGCGAAATCATGCTAGCACGAAGGCATAATCCGCCGCATGGGCCGGGGCGGCTTGCAAGGAAAACGGCGGGCCAACAGGCCCGCCGTCTCTTTCCAGCCAAACCAAGCATTCACTGAATGCATCCGGCTTTCAAACCACGGGCAAGCGCCCGCGCCCGCTCACTGCCCGGACAAAGTCTCCGCCCGGCCGGCGCGGCGGCCGTCCTGGGTGACGCCGCGCCAGTAGCGCGCCTGCACCTGCTGGCCGGCGCGATAGTCCTGCCAGCCGTGGCCGTCGAACGAGTATTGCAAGCGCGCGCCCGGCCATTCGGTGGTCGCAGACGCGCCGCCGGCGCCCGGCAGCACCGCCGGCATCGACACGCGGTAGCCTATGCCGGCGCGCTCCAGCTTGGCCGCCTCGCGCCAGCCCAGCACTGCGGCGAACTGCTGCCAATCGGCGTTCATCGCCGCCTTGTCCACCAGGTGGGTGACGCCCAGCTGGTAAGTCTCGCCGACCTTGTACGGCCGTTCCCACCCGGCCTTGTGCCAGGCGCGCTCGGCCAGCGCCAGCAGGCGCGGGTAGACCATGGTTTCAAACTCGGCGTCGGTGCGCATCACCTCGGTCCAGGCCTGGCCCTGTATGCCGGCATAGCGCGCCGGCGCGGCCGAGCTGGTCACGGCGAACGGCTGGCCCTGACGGTCCGGCATCACTTCTGCGTTCTGCGGCAGATTGTCCGGCGCGAAGCTGAACACCTTGTAGCTGTCGGTGTCGCGCGAGGCCCAGTAATAGCCATGCTCGTGCGGGTTCAGTTCGTACGGGAAGTCGAAGTACAGGTAATCCGGCAGCGCCAGCACCGTCTGGAAACCCTTGGCGACGTAGCCGTTGACGGCCTGCGCCGCGCCCCAGTACAGCGTGTCCCATTCTGTGACCATGGTGTTGCGGGTGGCGAAGTCGGACGCGCCGCTGGAACCGGCGACGCCGTCCTGCCACGCCGCCATCGTCGGGATGCCCTGGGTGGAAACGATGCGGCTGGCCTCGCGGGCGAAGCGCAGCGGCAGGTCGTCGACGCTCCTCAGCTGACCCTTGGCGATCTGCGCCAGGCAGGCCTGCGAGCGGCCCCAGGGCTTGTCCTGCTGCGCCATATTGACCTTGCCCTTGGACGGGTCGGTGCCGCTGGCGTCCTGGAAGCCGGAGCCCAGCAGGATGTTCTTGGCCTCATCGCCGCCGAAATGCCAGGTCTGCAGCGGCTGGCCGGCCTCGCGGTGCATCTGCGCCACTTCGGACACCAGCTTGGCGACGAAGCGCGCGCTGCCCGGCACGCAGGGGTTGAAATAGGTGCGGCGGTCGTAGAATTGCACCGACAGCGTGTTGGACTGGTCCTGCGGGTCCAGCAGCCGGTATTCGGACGCCGCCTGCGGCTGGCCGGCGGCAGCCAGCTTGCGGTAGCGCGCCTCCATGGACACCACGGCGGCGCGGGCGTGCGCCGGCATGTCGAATTCCGGAATCACCTCGATGAAGCGGGCCTGGGCGTAGCGGACCAAGTCGATGTAGTCGGCGCGGGACAGGTAGCCGCCGCCGGACTGATTGGCCGGGCCGGAGCCCAGTTGCGGCACCAGGCAGCGGGTTTCCGTCAGATCATGGCAGCGCCGCGCGCCGACATCGGTCAGCTCCGGCAGGCCGGGAATCTGCAGACGCCAGCCCTCGTCGTCGGACAGATGCAGGTGCAGCTTGTTCAGCTTGTAGGCGGCCATCTGGTCTATCAGGCGGCGCACCGTCGCCGGCTGCTTGAAGTTGCGCGCCAGATCGGCCATGAAACCGCGGTGGGCGTAGCGCGGCGCGTCCTCCACCGTCATCCAGCGCAGCTGGCCGCCGCCCTGCGGCAGCAGGCCCAGCAGCGTCTGCACGCCATAGAACACGCCGGCGGCGTCGAAGCCCTCAACCTTGATGCCATGCTGGCCTATCTGCAGCCGGTAGCCGCCGGAAACGGCGATGTCGGCAGGCAGACGGGAACCGACCACGCCGCCGCTGACGCCGACGCCCTCGTCGCGCAGGCCCAGTTGCGCCGCGCGCCGCGCCAGCGCGTCCTGCTGTGCCGGGCTGACGCCGGACAGATTCAGATTGAAGCCGCGGACCAGCAGCTCGCCGCCGCCCAGATGCTGGCGCAGCGCGGCCGGGATGACGCGGTTGGCCACCTGCGCCGCCGCCAGTTGCGGGCCGCGCTGGCTAAAGGTCCGGTAACGCTGTTCCGGCGTCGCCAGCGGCCGCAGCTCGCCGGCCGGGTTCTTCCAGTTGTCGCCGGTCAGCGGCAGCAGATAGCTGGCCTCGTCGCTGCTGTCGTGCTGCAGCAGAGCCGGCGGCTGGCCGTCCACCGTCACATAGGGCCGCGGCAATACGTCGCTTTCCTGCAGAATCCAGTATTCGTCCAGCAACGGCAGTTCCAGCTTCTGGCCGGGCGCCAGGCCCTGGAAGGCGGCGGTAGGCGTCACTTGATACAGGTCGCCGGTGATGTGGCGAAGGGCGAACTGCGGCGTGTCCAGCTTCAGGATGCGGCGTATGCTGTGCAGGTACAGATTCCAGCCCGCGCCGGCCGGCACCGCCTGCCCGCCCCTGTTCTCCAGGATCAGCCGCCCCTTCAGGCAGGACGCCCAGTCGGCCCCCAGCTCGGCGCACGGCGCGCCGGCGGCCGCGCCCTTGTTGGTGTCCACCGCAATTTTCAGCGACAGGCTCTGTCCCAGCGCCGTCGCGTCCGAGGCGGCCCACGCCCACGTCGACAAGGCGGTCAGCACCGCCGCCCCCAGCAATCGCTTCATGCTCATCGTCCACTCCCTTGTTGTTCACTGCATCGTGACGCCGGTCCGGCATCGCGCTTCCCGGCGCTTGGCGCCGTCATGCCGACGGCATTGGTATTTAATTGGTATGTCCAGCGCAGGGCAAGCGGTACTGCCAATTAGGACTGCTGCAATGCAAATCATTGCTTTTCGGACTTGCCGACAACCGGCAATCAGGCTAGTGCCCGCCACCCATTGTGACTGAAACGCTAAGTCCTTAATTCACAAGACCCATTAGCATTCCATTCACATTAATGACTTGTTCATTCACTTTATGCTTGACACATGACATCGATTGAATATAACTTTAAACGATAATCATTATCATTACCGTT is a window encoding:
- a CDS encoding ABC transporter substrate-binding protein, translating into MAFIYMGLAGSAMASSFTIGVEEVDYYPLHRCVNGNFSGYGRDLLDAFAKQSGHSFTYVSLPVSRLFHTFLNENSIDFKYPDNPHWQADMKKGKPIFYSDPVVNVIEGLLVKPEKFDQLSEISVKSIVTMRGFTPWPFDKAMRQKVNNGTIRVYQEDSFGKLISLGMTGHYDAVYASPIVINYYLDEIIHKPGALVFDKKLPFESNDFSLSSIRQGDVIKQFNEFLTKNQPLILELKRKYRLTDKAAQ
- a CDS encoding lipocalin-like domain-containing protein — encoded protein: MPERDTRLHGSWRLVSFEMELQASKARTQPWGADPNGHLIFGADGRMMVLVTAKAREPGSSDEQQAALFRTVMAYTGRYRLDGDSFIVMVDACWNEAWNGTEQQRFYRLDGDALEVFTNWMPNPLAEGKAMGRGVLGFVRE
- a CDS encoding family 20 glycosylhydrolase yields the protein MSMKRLLGAAVLTALSTWAWAASDATALGQSLSLKIAVDTNKGAAAGAPCAELGADWASCLKGRLILENRGGQAVPAGAGWNLYLHSIRRILKLDTPQFALRHITGDLYQVTPTAAFQGLAPGQKLELPLLDEYWILQESDVLPRPYVTVDGQPPALLQHDSSDEASYLLPLTGDNWKNPAGELRPLATPEQRYRTFSQRGPQLAAAQVANRVIPAALRQHLGGGELLVRGFNLNLSGVSPAQQDALARRAAQLGLRDEGVGVSGGVVGSRLPADIAVSGGYRLQIGQHGIKVEGFDAAGVFYGVQTLLGLLPQGGGQLRWMTVEDAPRYAHRGFMADLARNFKQPATVRRLIDQMAAYKLNKLHLHLSDDEGWRLQIPGLPELTDVGARRCHDLTETRCLVPQLGSGPANQSGGGYLSRADYIDLVRYAQARFIEVIPEFDMPAHARAAVVSMEARYRKLAAAGQPQAASEYRLLDPQDQSNTLSVQFYDRRTYFNPCVPGSARFVAKLVSEVAQMHREAGQPLQTWHFGGDEAKNILLGSGFQDASGTDPSKGKVNMAQQDKPWGRSQACLAQIAKGQLRSVDDLPLRFAREASRIVSTQGIPTMAAWQDGVAGSSGASDFATRNTMVTEWDTLYWGAAQAVNGYVAKGFQTVLALPDYLYFDFPYELNPHEHGYYWASRDTDSYKVFSFAPDNLPQNAEVMPDRQGQPFAVTSSAAPARYAGIQGQAWTEVMRTDAEFETMVYPRLLALAERAWHKAGWERPYKVGETYQLGVTHLVDKAAMNADWQQFAAVLGWREAAKLERAGIGYRVSMPAVLPGAGGASATTEWPGARLQYSFDGHGWQDYRAGQQVQARYWRGVTQDGRRAGRAETLSGQ